The Aedes aegypti strain LVP_AGWG chromosome 1, AaegL5.0 Primary Assembly, whole genome shotgun sequence sequence attttttttactaatttgataataacggaAATAAAATTCAAGTATGATAACTTTATGTTTAAGAGACCCATATAGCCTCAGCggcaaacgcgcagcttttcagtaagataaaactaatgggtatgggttcgattcccactggtCAAGGATCCTTTCGGGTTGGACATTTTTTCGGCTTCCCAGGTGTACAATATCATCATGCCTTGGCATAtatacataggcaaaaatagtcagatggcaaacctctccgtttataaatgctgagaagcaggctctgttccactaggtgcgtaacgccaggtgtatggcatggtgtccatttacatctggatgaaaaatcatgtattttgagccgtcgcatgatggtactatatgatggtctgaaaatgtccacatcacaccctagcggaaccggttccggaacactccgaaataccggccaaatctaaatgttggtcctcttggtgctcttgtaaatcggaatgaaaaaccatgaaattcgaaccgtcgttatatacatgtgtatgaactgctgaatatgatatacgccagttcTTTCTGAAACAGGTTCTAGGTTCCCTGgtgcccttgtgcccagaatggccatactgacaaacaatttccagggttccattcttgagttccatatctttcatataaagctaaaagaaccaaaatcggttcaaaaattgatttttgagagcgttttaaagccatgggtcattttttacccttaatgcataatgtgtaaatttttcttaatgcattaggaaggttaaaattgaaaacttcattaaaatcgtacaaaaatgaatcgtactgaaaattttgaaaaaaaggtcgaaaagataacaaaaaattttgttgttaaaaataaGTCGGGGACGCAAAGGTAAAGTAGGCATTCAAATTATCATAATTACCCTTCTCCTTCAGTCGCCAGGACTGGACCTGCACAGTATTGACTACTGGTGGATGCATCTTAGATATAAAGTAACAGACGAGAAGAAGGTGGCCTACAAAACTTGGGATTAAGAGTGTAACAACTTCGAATTTGTTCAACTTGCTCAATGCTAACACATTTTCCGAAGCAACTGGATCATGtgataaaacatggaataaacATGAAATcccaaaaccttataacatttATTCCGTCAACAATAAAATTCACAGCTTCAATTTCAGCTCTTCTACCAAATCTGTCCAAACTTTTTCGGCTTGTTTCTGCGAATATTCATAACTCCAAGCCGTGCAAAACACGATATCCGAATTCTGCACCAGTTCGGTATTGCTAACTTGTGCCTTGATCCTTTTGTCCGCTTCCTCTTCCGTTAACCCGTTCCTATCCATCAGCCGCTGAATTGCTTCTTCGCGGGGAATAATGCAGGACCAAATCTCGTGGCATGCGTTTTGCCACCCGGCTCGCAGCAAAACGGCCGCTTCCATGATAATAATCTGTTTGTTCTGCTTCTCGTATATTTCCTTGATGCGCAGCTTGGTCCGCTCCAAAATGGCGTCCCACAGAATCGTGTTCAGTAGATCCAACTTGTCCGGATCGGAGAAAACAATCGCGCCCAAAGCCTTCCGGTGGATCGTTTTGTCCTCGTTCAAAATGCCCACGCCGAAATTGTTGATCACCGTTTGGTAGCAATCCTCGCCCGGTTCGTACAGCTCGTGGGCGATCTTGTCGCAATCGATCACTCCAGCGCCAAGTTTTGCAAAACGCTCCGCCATCTTGCTCTTCCCAGCGGCAACACCTCCAACAAGTCCGATAATGTACGGTTTCGGACTGAGGTGTGGTTTCAAGTCACGCGGTTTGAGACGAGTTCCCAACAGATCCATCCGCATGTTGCTGGAACTGATCTTGTCTTCCTTATCTTCCTCCGTAAGTTCATCGTCCAGTAGATCGATCGTGCGTACCCGCAGCTGATTGAGTCCATTTTTGGCGCGAAGTTCGTTCACCTTGGCGCCACCACGAGCCGTTTCCGTGCTGACGACGATGAGctgtaaaatttgtgaaattattacgatatttttcttcaaatttctttGGTGGTGGACAAAAAATACACTCTCAACGCGATTAAATCAAGGTTTCAGAAAAATAGAGAGATCTTTTAGACCCTCTCTTTGTCTACGCCCATGACTAAGTATAACATAAAATTCAATCTAATCAAATCTCATGCATTCCAGAACTTACGTCCATATTCGGATCCGTAGCCGTCGGTCCGAACGGGTCGCTAATGGGAACGACTTCGTACCGCAAGGTTCGATCCACGTCCTCGAGAAACGCCCGAACATCTTCGATTCTCCGTTCGGTTGGCTGAATCAGCTCCCACAGCTTTTTGCTCTTGATCATATTCTCGTCGGTCACGCCAACGACCAACCGTTCCTCTGCCAGAAGGGCCGCTTGCGAGAGTAGAACCTTGTGCCCGGCATGGATTCGATCGAACGTCCCACCAAGAACGACATTTTTATAAGTTTCACTAGAATCGGTCAATCCATTGGCGTCGATCGAGAAGGGCTGCGTTCCAAGTTCGATCACACTGGCGCCAGGGTAGAACCTCGCCACATCCAATCCATCCAAGTGCGGATCAAGGCAGTAATCGGAAAAGAGGTAATCAATTCGGCGATTCACCGGAACAATCTCCTTCGATTTGAGAGAACTAATCAGTATTCGTAGGTCCACCCCTGGACCGAGCACCTTTGGTGAACTTTGATACACAGTGGCAATAAATTTGCTGAAAGCAGTTGGTTTTGCCACATCCTGGAACCGGGGATGTAACTGTAGGTAGAGAGTTCCCAGTGCATACTTGCGAGTGGCGTCCAAAGTGCTGGTGATATTGGCCAGGTGAACCGCTGTCAAGAGGCCCGTTTTCGATGACATTCCTATCGTTATGGAAATACACTTGTATCACATAATAATATCCTAAAAAATCCTGCACCAGGTCGGATGTTATGAGCGAAAGTATAGCTAAGCTATTAACTATTATGAATTAATATTATCATATCTTGGACTTTGGACGTGCTGTGTCTTTTTCCGTGCGTTTTTGTTGCATTTAATAATCGAATGTCAAATGCGATGTTCTGGGACAGATTTTAATCTGACAGTTCAATTTTAGAACTAACAATTTTAGTACATTTTTGCAATCAATTTTCTTGTGAtatttaggtttattttaaatacttaattttgataaattttcacaACTAGAAAAGTACTTGTCTATTTCAAGCTGTGGTATTGTTatcaaatttctcatcgtacTATCATTATTAATAATGGAGTACTAAGTTACTCCAGGCAAAGACTCACGCAATGAAACaaggattacgattggaaacttggaacatgAAACCAAAGACGAAACATGGAACTGCGGGAACTGCAAGTCAATTAATTTCGCAGGTCTTCTAAGAGCATCTTTCTACTCCAAGATTaaaacaagcatgctttgaattcaTCTCAATGAGCAGGATCGTTTTGAATCTTGGTTTTTCAAACCACAGCATGCGcgatggtctaatccaccggtgaactaaattcactcgatctgagaattgtgacacttcaGCGGGGCACGCTTCTGTATGCTCACCACGTGTTTCGAacccgctcaagtgtcaaaattctagAACCGAGAGAATttagtaggggaagtggtggtaaaatgaacaggggtggtaaaatgaacatcgtgACTTTTACCGAGAATAAActaatttcgatgattttttataacgcacgaacgatttagagcataaatctgagtgttcgagttgacacgtaggtcaattgaagtgaaaatatcaacgaaaactaagattttggaaaatcacgtttgaaaattagaactgatgTAACTTTCAGcccggaagacttgaggtttttcagtgaggtgaatatcgttatgatatgatgtaaaatctgatacctttagaattttttttttgaatgggttacaatcattaattgatgtattttcggtggggcaatgaaaaatttcagaaatatttgttttgcccacgttttttgcatagtgttcattttaccaccaaccgttgttcattttacccacatagtgcaggtaaaattaacatttgcatcgctttttgatagcgatgaaaatatgtgaaaattcagctatttcagtctgaatccatgtcgttgctatagattacatccctatttttgatgttgtgcgttAGAACTAtgcaaattcctcgtttttctatcagaaacaagatgatttccttaaggtgttcattttaccaccccttcccctacaccGGTGGATAAGACCATTTGTGCacggattcaatcccaggattgaggggcctattttgtaaatcgagcagattcatgtgactcgtctgtattcattgtcgatcaaagcaagcatgcatatttcagaagtcacccgtcgactcccatagtaatccagtcacatagagtgacaactgtcgaaaatctcgagtgacagagctgagtcgagtgtttttttcggtcgacagtgactctagtcgagtcattttgatcgattcgacttataaaatagacccctgaaTCTCTGTCATTGAGTTCATGGGGAATTAATCGAATGATTATAAAATCCTCTCCGTCATGAATGTGAAAGTTAGACAGGGATTAGAAGAGATGAAGTCTACCAAACGGGAGGCGGTGTAGtaaggggaagtggtggtaaaatgaataggggtggtaaaatgaacaccgtgaaTTTTTATCGCGCACGggcgatttagagcataaatctgagtgttcgagttgataccgAGGTCAATTAGAGTAAAAatgtcaacgaaaactaagatttcagaaaaccacgtttgaaaattagaactgacttatcttttagctcggaagacttgaggtttttcagtgaggtgaatatcgttatgatatgatgccaaatctgatacctttagaattctttttcaatgacttacaatcattaatggatatacttccggtggggcaatgaaaattttcagaaatatttgttttgcttacattttttgcgtggtgttcattttacccgcaTAGTGcaagtaaaatgaacatttgcatcgctttttgatagcgatgaaaatatgaaaaaaattagATATTTCAGTCTGAATCCATATCGCtactatagattacatccctatttttgatgctgtgcgatagaactatacaaattcctcgttttctatcagaaacaagatgattttcttaaggtgttcattttaccacctctTCCCCTAAGGAGTGCAATGAAATTATATCGGTCATTAGAAACGTTTAAATAGCATCACATATCTGAAAATTGGCCCTACTGGCCAAGGGAGGTAATCGCGGCTCTTCATTGCTACCCCAACGTGTCgttggttctaaaatgtaaacaaccatacaaaataacgaccaaacaatggtgaaggcgtgaTCAATTTTCTCGGAAACATCCATTTTGTGAATTCAGCAGATTTTGCTGATAAAGTTGCCAACAGCGCCGTTtccccgactagcccacttctccgaaaagtttttagcactcataattgtcgtgactttatttatttcacggtggtgaacgaactgaccatctaatatgcacccttctttcgggtttttcgagttttaccgtcctcagaatttttgccaacatgtgtatagacgagaatgacagaatactttcTTCTTTTGAcagtttatcgttctttcttgtCACCACCATTCGGGGAAAATTAGCACAATCACtgcgatgattctgaacgcactttttaatgtcttttcgttttattatgccgaaataatttttggcgttcattcttctattggtttaattataaattttgccttcttttaaaaatactgtttaaaactgttttaaattttattatttagtaaagctaaatgttaaccattcatatattttgctgttttatcaattattgccagatgtgttgttaaaatgataattactttaggactttttttccaaagaatacTTTAAGAACGCCTCCAAAAATATACTaaggaaattttccagaaataggAGGGGATTACTGAAAAACTCCGGTGGATATTTCAAAACTAAATCCTAGAGATATAACTGATTGTGATAAAATAGATGAAACATTCCTACAAGGGAGAAGCTTTTTAAAGATCCACGGATTTCTTCTAGAATATTGGGAGAGTCGGTTGAATCTAGTTAATGTAAATGAAATGTAACAATTCCTGTGATAATCTGTGGGGTAATGCCTGAAGGAGTGGTTCTAAAATTACATAAAGTGTTTTCTTGTtcgatttctctagaaattcctacacGATTGTTTTCAAACCTGGAATAAACCTATGTATAACTTCTCGGAAGTATTCTTGTAGGAAGAATATTCCTGTAGTTATGACGCTGAGTTAGTTTCTTAGATAATTCGCACATTGTTGGACTGATGAAAtcatttaaagtttttcaaatcgCTCAAttcaaattgagaaatcatttaaagtttttttgaatcaaatttcTGAGAGAAAAAATAGAGGAATCTTTATaacaatccctggagaaatctttataTGTATTCCTAAAGAAAAGGTTCTAGACAATTcagtagaagaattcctgaagtttttccATGATGAATATGGAAACCCATGGAATAATCGCTTATAAGAATAcaaacattcattttgaaaGGCTTGGAGATCGACTCCGTTTAAAATATGGCTCACAATAGCAATATTTCCAAAGttccatctttttttatttgttaatgaAATCGTGATCGGttttcgattctcaccgagatgACGTGAAACTTTTTTcgcaaacttcacatcaatttgtccatttaatccaattgcaaagttatgtaatgtttagtttttcagtagttgttcaaacttccactcggctaaTCATAATTAAAAAGTGTTGAAATCATTTGTTTAATGTGAAAATAGGTGCTATCCGAGACAAAATTTTATCATCGAAGATTTGTCATCAAAATAAGTGATGCATCGCAAACCATTATTGtttattcgattgattttttttatttcaatttataattaaCAATAATATTAACATTAACAATATTTCCTCTCATCATTCATTACCTCAAGAGTGTCGAAAACAATAAATCACACAAAATGGAAAGCATGGTCGAACCAAAACAATTTCACACTCAATTTTTGTGAGTTTGAATGTTTTTTCTGTGTCAAAATATGAAGCTATATTTGAGACCTTGTTTCGGTGTTGTCGTTTTTTTCCTAATTGAAACTGTGTATCCGCAATCTGTTTTCGCCTACAAATGAGTTGAATGAAGTAAAACCTAGTGGAGAACTGAACCATCCATATAACGATCCACCATCTATCATtgccaacatattttttttttctttataaaaaatcgtacttaGTTAATGTTTGAACACGCGTTCTACCAGGCGGAATAATAGCTTACATTTACAACAAgtttgtgttatttttttctttcagtgTGTGTGTGTCTGCGGGTATGGCCTTGTGAATGACTGTCACCTGCTTTCCTCAATGGTTTTGGATTGCTATTTTGTCACGGCTAGCTTTGTTCGCTGTCGCTAACCGAGTGTAATGCTTGTTGCTTACGTacttgatttttgttttcacttTCGTAGGGTAATATTTTTACACTGGCAACTGTGTTTCGCTTCGCACATCACATTACGTAGAGGTGTTGCCTGGATGGTGGTAGCGCGGAATAGGCTATAAACACTAGTTTGCAAGAATTTAATGATAAGAAAAATGGGAAAGGCGTCGCTTCTAAGGTAAATCTGTAGCAGCACGATACAACCTATGGTTTTCAGCGGTTGTTATCTTCTCTTAACATGTATTTTCGATTAGTTTTTAGATCATCTACTAACTTGCAAGCGATTTTGTAGTATTCAGTGATCGTTGCAACCAGTAGTGGTTTGGTGTAGCAACACGTTTACGTAATATGATTTGCGAGgacattttattttctaaaaCAATAATATTCACTGCTACCTAAATCGTTAACTTAACGCAACATATGTTGAGGCATTGATATCTGTTTTGCTCGTAGATGTTACGGTGTTTTGcttgtattttgttttcgtaTTGTTATGAACGTGTTGGAAAATGGCTGAACAGATGGGTGTAGCTGTTGCTTTACTCTGAATTGCTGCCCTATGGATGTACGTGTATGTGTAGGTTCTGGTTTTGTTTATTCTACAATGGTTTTATTTTGTCTCACgttttatctaaaattaaatTCTATTTGCTTGTTTGTTCTATAAGAAGaatttgttttataatttaaacattCGTATTTACATTTATGTTTAGCGTACTTATTTTTTGCGATTTTGTATgacatttttttacgaaaatctGTTATAAAAAAAGCTTAGATTATAATGgttaaacattgtttttttcctctatttttttgattttcaagtcaAATGAAAATGGCAAATCGAAAAATGTTCGCTTTACACTTGCGGTATCGATTTGCTTGACTCGTGTTCGCTTGCCATACACAGACAATCGATGGAATGTTTATTCCTATTTTGGTTTCAGCTAGCTCTCATTTACCGTTGAATTTTAGTCTTTAGAATGTCCACTGATTTGTTTCGTTCTCAACGGAAAAGTTTTATGATTGAAATAGTGCAAAAGCGAAAGGCTATAACGCTATCGGGGAAATAAATATTTGACAAGTAACTGCTCCAGCAGACTGGTTCTTTTTAGAAATTCAATCGAATTTGATTACAAGGCCTAGAAAACTTTGTGCCTTCCATTCACTGGACAGTGGGTAAAAATGGACGCAAGACGACACCTTATTCAAACGGCTGATTGATGCTTTTAATAACATCAATTCAAAGAAAAACGTCAAGGAATCGAATAGTAACATATTCATCCAACGGAATAGGGATCTAAAGCCCTGTTCcatttttagtaccaaacgcttaagtttaattaaaaacacatgtttactcaattttgaaaagtttgttttgTTGGTTTAAGTacctttttgagattttgtcacaccttagttttaatagaaattttgggtgtattttgttttccgtgtcccttccaaaatgtcagataggaacaactccagtgttaaaactacaacacctagggttttgttcttcttcgttgtaagcgctactattcgtcgtatcaaactttaaatgttccactacggcggatattcaaacttacctgcaacatagattcattatccaagtgtaactttgtgaaagcttttatggtttgtacacttgtacaccaaaaatgcaataaaactactgtatttcggtaaataacttcagttcaactatccactttgcactttttcaccgaaatcgcatggacgaacacgatttgagagaaatgcttagcgatcgactgagccacaccactttccaacacaagtttcttcccgcccccgtgggtgccttacttcgccgggcacttattttcactatgaaaaaccttcgtacttcttcactgaaggattacATTCCAATcccacgccgtaaaacttcaataaatcaccaaattttacgaaatttcctcaaccgccgcgtataattgagaatgtaaacaaagtttaatccgtcgtactgagaaaaaaaaagcttgtgcgcatcaatgtgtgcgcgacgcttgatttaaaaatacggtttctttgattgtgttgttttcgctgtactgtgagcaaatgccataattgtacggtcaaaaggaattgtgttcatatgtttgggctgaattttgataacgaaaaatgaattttaaaggaaattagtatattccatcatgctgaaggaatggagggagatgccagtagatctatatattctagtaaaacattttattatagctttgatatgttgtgttttaatcattcaatacacacagtgagccgtaagttgtgagacgaatctggaagctgattgcgacggagttgaaaacgatacgacagactgagaatacgataagatgcattttctttgcattattcccaaaaacagatcaagatttatcaaaatgttattgtacaatgctaaagccgttttgagaaagaattgtttggcatcggtttgtgtcagcatcattcactgcaatactgggaaaattgcagttctcactgatcaatgcttaatacgatggatactagcacatcaccctatggCGTTTTTAActactaagtgaacgtcaaacatgatcaaaagtatcAAGGTTCATGTTTGGACctat is a genomic window containing:
- the LOC5578935 gene encoding bifunctional coenzyme A synthase is translated as MSSKTGLLTAVHLANITSTLDATRKYALGTLYLQLHPRFQDVAKPTAFSKFIATVYQSSPKVLGPGVDLRILISSLKSKEIVPVNRRIDYLFSDYCLDPHLDGLDVARFYPGASVIELGTQPFSIDANGLTDSSETYKNVVLGGTFDRIHAGHKVLLSQAALLAEERLVVGVTDENMIKSKKLWELIQPTERRIEDVRAFLEDVDRTLRYEVVPISDPFGPTATDPNMDLIVVSTETARGGAKVNELRAKNGLNQLRVRTIDLLDDELTEEDKEDKISSSNMRMDLLGTRLKPRDLKPHLSPKPYIIGLVGGVAAGKSKMAERFAKLGAGVIDCDKIAHELYEPGEDCYQTVINNFGVGILNEDKTIHRKALGAIVFSDPDKLDLLNTILWDAILERTKLRIKEIYEKQNKQIIIMEAAVLLRAGWQNACHEIWSCIIPREEAIQRLMDRNGLTEEEADKRIKAQVSNTELVQNSDIVFCTAWSYEYSQKQAEKVWTDLVEELKLKL